A genomic window from Silene latifolia isolate original U9 population chromosome Y, ASM4854445v1, whole genome shotgun sequence includes:
- the LOC141629568 gene encoding uncharacterized protein LOC141629568, with amino-acid sequence MVVGCKWADLWAVLDGNRVLNVEVALLTNHAKSNRVLHHIVTPKVPPRAPNTADEQEMWETLDAIVLQWIYSTITTELLETIVKAESTVREAWDRLADIFQDNKNSRAVTLEQEFSHIEMADFSSVSAYCQRLKSLADQLKNVGSPVSNSRLVLQLVSGLSPAYQNVGTIIRQSNPLPAFYRARSMLTLEEAGIAKQAATGSSKALYSRGNVDTDSGG; translated from the exons ATGGTAGTAGGCTGCAAATGGGCTGATTTATGGGCTGTATTGGACGGCAATAGGGTGCTGAATGTGGAG GTTGCGTTGCTCACAAATCACGCGAAGTCTAATCGTGTTCTCCACCATATCGTCACACCTAAGGTTCCTCCTAGGGCACCCAACACGGCGGACGAGCAAGAAATGTGGGAGACACTCGACGCTATAGTCTTGCAGTGGATTTATTCCACCATAACCACGGAGCTCTTGGAAACCATCGTCAAGGCCGAATCCACCGTTAGGGAAGCGTGGGATCGTCTCGCTGATATATTTCAAGACAACAAAAATTCTCGCGCTGTGACTCTTGAGCAAGAGTTCTCGCATATCGAGATGGCGGATTTTTCCTCCGTATCCGCCTACTGCCAACGATTAAAATCATTGGCGGACCAACTGAAAAACGTCGGCTCTCCCGTGTCCAATAGCCGATTAGTTCTTCAGTTAGTCTCCGGCCTATCTCCGGCATACCAGAATGTTGGGACGATTATTCGTCAAAGCAATCCTCTTCCGGCTTTCTATCGCGCGCGGTCTATGCTAACGCTTGAAGAAGCAGGAATCGCGAAACAGGCTGCTACGGGCTCTTCCAAGGCCCTATACTCTCGGGGCAATGTGGACACGGATTCTGGTGGATAA